Genomic segment of Tamandua tetradactyla isolate mTamTet1 chromosome 1, mTamTet1.pri, whole genome shotgun sequence:
TTTCCAGCCAATTAACAACATTCATGAACATTCTGAACCATCATGACAAGTTGGTAACATTAACTCAGAGTCTCCTTTAAGAGTTGGGTATGGGATTTAGGATTCCTTTTGATTTGCTACTCTTAGCCTTGGCACACAACTGAGAAGTGGTCACAACATTTCACAAACATCCAACACACCTGAAGCCACCAACAGTCTGGGTTTAATGTTCTGTGAAAGCCATTACTGGCATGCTGATGGCAAGGTGTTGTGACAAAGTCAGAGTCCTTGGGTACATGTGATTTGCACCGGGATGTGAAGGCACACTCCTAACATGCAAGAGTCCGTCTGAGAGGGCACTTCCTTCTCAGGCCTGAGGTGTTTTGTGTTGCAGGGTTTTGCCTGCTCCTGGGAGAACCGGTCGAGAGTTGCTGCTCCTTGAGAACTAACTGAACCATGAAAGTGGAGTTTGAAGATGGTGAAGTTTCTATGGGTGCAGCAAGAGGGTCACGGAAGCCGTTTCACACTGCACCAATAACTCAGGCTTCCTTAATAAGGCGTCGGTCCTCCAGTATAGTACAGAGAGTACCGAAACTTCAAGAAAGGTCATgtcctcctcctttcctcctcctccatAAAGAAAACAGCATTTCCTGTGTTTGTATCAGCTTCTCTGTAAATATTAAACAGGGCATCTGGTAGCCTAAAAATTCAgatggtgacaaagaggtttcAGCAGGTAAAACCTAGGCTTCCAGGATTTGCTGGAAAGTAAACTTATTTAAGTATTTTAGTTAGATTGGCAGTCAAGGTGGACAAGTGAGAGACAATGTGTTGGTAAATGGTCTTCTGAAGGTCTTTTGGTGCTTTCGGGTATATGCCAGTCCCAGATGGCCCTTCTGCAGCCGATTTAGAGAGGATATACCTTGAGGATGGCCTGAAGGTAAAGCAGTCCAGTTTAGCACACAGTCGGTAATTGAGAAGCTGAACAGGAATAAATTTTGAGGGCAGAGATCCTGTATTTACAGGGTGCTGTAAGAAggaggtggcggcggcggcggtggaggtggcggcggcggcggcggataCTGTGGTACCGGAGGCTGGCGGTACCAATGTGGATTCCAAGTGATCATAACAGGGACGTATAATGATCTTCCATTTCCATCTCGTCCCACCGGGTACCAGGCAAATCCTACTGGGTAGGTCGGGTACATATGTGAGTATGTCGGGTATGTTTGGTATGCAGGTACTTGAGGTACATACTCAGTGTACGTTGCCAGGTGAGCTTGGTCTTCTAAATTTGGAATCGAGAGTCGAGGATACTGATTCTGGATGGTGAAATTGTTGGGAGCTCGGCAGTCATAAGAAACTTGCAGTTTCCAGCCCCTTTTCACTTGGAGAACTTGGGCTCCGTTAGGTGCAACTGTTGGAGTAATTAGCCCATCTTTCACATTTCTTGCCACAAAATCTCTGAGAGCTGCCATTTCAGGCTCAGACAGTGAGTAGATATGACCGCTAGGAATACTGTGTGCTCCAGGTATCATCTCTATACTGCTGTCCACCAGGCGGTGGTCTGGGTAAACGTGCTCATCCACTGGAGTGTACACATTCTGGACATAATAATACCTCACCGGCTGGTAAACTCTGTATCCATCCACCGGGTAGTAAATTGAGGGCTGAGGTCCTGGTGGTGGGGGTGATGGCGGAAGAGGCGTGTACATCCGGCAGTGGTATCGGCAATATTCAGAATCAAAGACGATAGATCGGGTGCTCCATGTAATGTTGGGATCGTGTGTGCTCAGCCAGCGAACCCCGAGGACCACGGGGAAGAATGGAGACTGAGTCACATCAAAGGACAGCACCTCACGGTGATCTCCCAGGTCAACTATCAGGTCGTGGGTTTCATGGACAACTGGGCCCGATGCTATGGGGCGTCCATCAATTGCTTCCACGAGTATTGGCCAGTCCTTAACTCTTAGAGGAATTCCATTTTGAGCAACATATTCGTGATCAATGAAGTTGCCTGAAGCACCAGAATCGATCATAGCTCGGACAAACAAGGTGTGTCTGCCAGGAAGATGAATCTGGAGCATAACTTGCAAGTGTGGAGTTGAAGCATCATCATGTCGGGACCTTATGATTTCTGGCCCTGTCGCTGAAGGTCCCTCTACAGCGGGGCCGGGGAGTTTCCCGCCGGCGAAGCCTTTGAGGCTTTGGCAGGACAGCTGTCGGCATAGTGGCCTCCTGTTCCACAGTAGAGACAGAGGTTCAGCTTTCTGCGCCGTTCTTTCTCTTCCTGGGTGAGGCGCATGCGGGCGCCTCCCACGGGCTCAGTCGGATCTacctggtggtggcctgaggtgTGCGGCAACATGAGCGCGCGGGGAGGGGAGCGCTGCATGCGAGCGGCAGCCGCCCTGGCCAGCCTTCTCTCGATGTGGATGCACTGGCCGATCAGCGCAGACAGCGACTTGGCAGCTTCCAGGTGCGACAGCTCCTCCTGGATGTGGTCGCTGAGGCCCTCGTGGAACTGGTCAATCAGCGCAGGCTCGTTCCAATCCAGGTCCTGGGCAATCATCTGGAAAGCGTTGCAGTAATCGATGACTGACCCCATGCCTTGGCGCAGGCGTCTGATCTTGCGTTTGGCGGCCTCTCGCCTCTGCGGGTCTTCGAAGACGTGCTTCATCTCCGTCATGAAGGCTGGGTAGTTGTGCATCAGGTAATTGGATTGCTCCAGCTTTGCGGAGGCCCAGCGGGCGGCACGGCCGGTCATCATGCTTGTCACGAAGCAGACGCGGACACGATCAACTGAGAAATCCCTGGTGCTCTTTTCCATGAAGAGCTGGCACTGGGACATGAAGGGAGCCAGCATGTCTGGGTTGCCATCAAACTTCTCCGGGAGGTCTTCTGGGCACTCTTCCTCGCACGGAGGGGGTGGGGCAGCCGCCGCCGCAGCGCCGCGGAGCTCAATGTCGTCTTCCTCCTCAGCCTGAGGGGTGGGCTCCACTTGCTCACGAAGAGAGGAGTTCTCTTCGGCGAGCTTCTGCACCTGGCTCTGCAGGTTGTTGTTCTCCTCGGACTGCTTCATGACTTTCTCCCGCAGGTTGTTGATCTCTTCGGAGAGATCATCCCTCTTGCACTCCGTCAGGTTGGCGTACTGGCCCTTCTGGCCGCAGTGCttggagcaggaggaggaggacggGTTGTtgggggggggaggaggaggaggaggtgggcagTCGGGCCCCAGGGTGACGGTGGGAGTGGGAGGAGACCTCCCAAGTAGAGCTTCACTCCTGTGGGGATGGAGGCCTGGACTTTGGCCTCCTCTACCACCCTTTCGCCGTCTGGTTTTCAAAATCCGTTTGTTTCTGCAAATGAAGATAAAAGCATTTAAACAGAGCCattcaaagcagcacaatatAACTACAAACAAGATTTAGTGTTCAGAGTATCCTTTTGCTTTAATTGCTTaaattcacaatttttaaaacctgcaaaagaaaaagagaaagaagttaaTCAATGAGGACAACATGACCAAAAGCGTCCTACATTTTGATGTCTAAATACCCCTTTCTTCCCCAAAGTCACCCCTTCATTATGATTCAACAATACATAACTGTATCAACAGCATGCTTACCTtcagaaactagaaaagaatCCTGACATACTCTAAAAAAGCAGTTTTGCATTGAGGGAGCAAAGCAAAATTCTTTCAAGGCAAAGATGGGTACCAAATAAATTACACATAATGTCAGTAAAGGTATGGGGAAAATAACTAGTATTTcaagcaataaggaaaaaaagggggggctaTTAAAATTACAAAGCATGTATTCACTAGCCCTAtctattgggggtgggggtggagggctcTGGCCAATTGTCATGACCCTAGTTTACCTTTTCAGAGAGAATAACAGGTTATCAGAGCAACCACCACCACCGCAAAACCAGAAGACTTCCTAAATTACATTTCTAACTTTAGAAGTGCCCCCTACTTCCCCTTTCCTAATCCCACTCCCTCTAATCCCTTAGGCCCTTCCCCTGTCCCACTTCTACCACCCATGGCCACTTTCCCTTTGGCCTGTGCAGCTGGCATGGCCTCTCCAAGAGTGACTGACTATACAGCAAAAAGGATGCCTCTGAGACAGGGATTACTGGgtcattttaatagttttaaccctgccatttaattactttaataacTTATGCTGCAAAAACAATGAAGATTGACATTCAAGGTAAAATATTcaagtttaagaaaaaattagaacaCACAATAAACATATCATAACTTGTGACACTGAGTCTCATTTTTCAACTCCCTAAAGACATTCTTATTGGTAGTAGTCACAATATAGTCATgaaataatgcaattttatttattcaattaggAGTTTTGATGTcccattaaaaattaaatctaataAGCACAGGATGTGTCACTCAGGTATCACTTCTGTCATCTAGACATTTTAAGACAATCAAAGCGTAATTGCAAGACTTTAGGAATATCATTCACAGCATGGCCCCCAGGTCAGGAAGGTCAACAAATACATGTCAGTCACAGCCACTGGGATGGGCTTTATAGAGGCCCAGGCCTGTGGTTTTAGCATCTGCAAAAAATAATGATAGGACAGAAATAGCAATACATTAGGCAATCAGCAAACAATCACTATATTGTTTAGGAAAACAAACAGTTAATAAAGCTCGAAACTTCAAATGTCTTTGATATACAGGAAGGCaatttaaaactgagaaaatacaGGGGTGGTTAAAATAATAAGGAGGGCCTGAAACTAAGCAATGTGGGAATGCATACTGCCcctaaagacattttttttttttaaaacagtccTAGTCAAACACTCAGAGCCTTATTTGGCCTACAAGGTCACCAGTTTGGGACCCCTCACCTTACCAATATCAGGCATTACCTGGGTGTTTTGAGATGGGACTCTGTCCTAAAAGGTATAACTGCCCAGAACAGAGTGGTTTCACTATTAAAAATAACAGTGTACTGGACAGGTAGGTTAACAAGACATTAATTCAGTAACTGTgagtaataaataaaatgttaaacagCAACTGGGGCAAGAGTGAGTGTGGGACTAGAAGCATTTTGACTTGATATAAATCACAGAACTATGGCTTCtcaatccccccacccccagtaggGGTTGGATTGGAGAGGTCAGTTCAAGAGACCCATTCCTGAAAACAGAAAGGACACACAGCATAAAGCCAAGGCTCCATACTTACATATGATAAAGATTTCAGTTTTAGTATATTCAAGAATtaagtacatttattttaatccttgcCTCTTTGCCAGAGGTTCTCCACACAATAACTTGtaaaattttccaattctccaaCACACCAAAGAGCAAAAAGTAGCCAAAACCTGCCTCACATCCCATTAAGAAATATCACTTCATGAAGCAAAtattagttgttttacattttcaagTGTTGTCCAATGTTCTTTATTAGTATTATGTATACTGCTTGTAAAATGCAAATTCTATTAATATATGCATGTGTTTGCCATTGTTTGGGGCCTCTTTAAACACAAGTACAGAATTACCAGAGAGGAGGGGCACCGGGGGGACTGGGGATTTACTTAAAGTTGGAATTATGGTAAGCACATGTTTTCCATAAATTGTATACTTGTTTGGGGTGGCTGAGGCGTGACAGAAATTTGGGGGAGCCAAAGCCCTCAAGATACCCCTAAACAATGGTCCTGGCTCATGGTTTATAATTCATGGAACCAggtttttaatgtattatttcaGTTAGAAAAAGTTTTTAAGTAGTGTATCAGTCAATTATGAATTTGTTTAGATGGGCCAGGCTTTAGGTAAGATAGCTAAAATAGTTTATATTATGTACTGTAACCATTTTACATTATATTccacatattttaaataacaacACATCATTAAATAATCCACATGcccaaaatttaaataattagcttttgctttttattaaaaaaacaaattattacaaattattttcttaaagatcCTGTAAAACGTGAAGGAAACGAGGCAAGAAAGGCAATCCAGGACAGCAAAGCACCATAGGAAGCAGACATGAGCAAGAACCAGAGAACTCCTGAAAACTCCAAGCAGCACACTGAATAAAACAATATCTTCAGGTCATTTAAAACACATTTGAATAAGTGTGCCATGCCAGGCATAGTTTACTGTCTGTAGGCATGAGCATGCGCTAAATTCTAGAGTTTGAACCAAAAAACCAGTTTCACAGACACGCAAATAAACGCCTCATCCTCGCTCAGGAGCCAAGCCAGCAGCACCGACACGCCACCTAATAAAAACTCCTAAGAAACACAAGTCAGATTGTTCCTTATTTTGTATCCACCAAAGCATCCGTTTTTCAAAGTGCTCACCATGACGGTCCACTAGTGTCTCAAAAGACTAAAAAtcttaaatgtgaaaatatttgtttaattgaaTTTATTTGCTGTAGTAAAAACATTTGGTCGGATTTTGCCTTTCGCGGCACCAGCCAAGTCAGCTTAGAAGCGCCACGCGTAACCCACTATCGGGAGTTTAAATTATGGCATTGTGTTATTAGTTACATGCAAAACGcttcatacataaatatatagtgAAAGCACTTCATAAGCAAAAGGAATAATTACTATTGTTGTTAATTATTCTTATtgttattcttatatttattaaacactaGTGGATAAAAGGAAAAACCGGCGTAACAGAGAAACCGTAGGAGGGAGGGGCGGTGCAGCCAGACTCAGGCAGGCAAGGAGCGGGAACAGAAGATGCCTGATGGGGGGGTGCGCCTCACTCTGCGCAGGCGCACGCGGGCTCTGGGAAGGCGGGGCAGATAGACCAGCCCAGAGGAGGTGGGCTCAAGGTGGGGCCAGGCACTGGAGAGGCGGGGTCTGGGCAGGCCACCTCAGAGGAGGCTGGCTTTGAGGCGGGGCCAGAATAAGCCATCACCAATGAGTTAGGGCTCGAGAGGCAGGGCCTCGGGAGGTGGGGTATGAAGGCGCGCTCAGGGGAGGCGCGCTGCAGGGAAGGCGCGCTGAGTAGGCGCTGGGGAAGGGAGGAGGCGCTAAGCCTGCTCGCAGCAGATGCTGCAGAGAAGGCGCGCTAAGGTGGGCGGGGTCTGTCTGAGACTGGCTGCGAGAGGGCTGCAGAGTATCTGCACGCCTCTCTGAGGGTACTCCCCCCCAAATCCCTCCCATCAGGCACCAACAGCCAGATTCATTTCTCATCGCAAGAGCAATCACCCCATATCCAATTCCACCCTCCAATACACAGGAAACCAACAGTTTCCACAAACTGTTGCTGGACGCCAATTCCCGCCACCACTACAACTACAACGCCACTTCAATCAAGTGCAACTAGGCAGGCAGCCCGTTCTGCCACCACCGCAAGATTCCCTTTTACACTCAAGTCGGCACGTTTCCACTACACTGCTATTGCAGGAATAGTGCGAGTAGAAtgttaaacacatttttttttacccggGGCTCCATTTTGTCTAACAACACCGTCATGCAGAGAACCGTCCTGCAGAAAAAATATAGTGGGAGCCATTCCAAAAGGTGTGTTAGAAACAAAGGGTGGGGCCCCCTTCTAAAATAAACGGTAGTCTCATTCTTGTTGCTGTCCCTATACAGCTGGTTTTATTACTAGTGCATATCAGCTTGCAGCTTGTGTACATCTGCAGCTGTTACCACTTTGTAGCGGTTTTAGGTACAAATTGTGCTGCAGCTCATGTACCTCTGCATTTCATATGGTTTGTAGCGCAATGAAGCACGCATTTGTAGTGTTCACGGTATCATTTCTGCAGAGCTTTTGTAGTGCTAATCTTCGGCAGCTCTGATTTCGTAGCGCATTTAAAGCGCAAATCAATCTTCAGTCTGCTGCCCATGTATCTCTGCAGATCATACTGGTTTGTAGAGCATTTGAAGCGCTTTTGTAGCAAATCAGTTATGTTCTTCGGCATCTTTTAAGTTTATCGCACACTAAAAGCGCATCAGTGTGCAGCGCATTTGAAGCGCTTATCAGGTTGTAGCGCATCTGAAGCGCTCATCAGTTTGTAGCGCATTTGAAGCGCCTATTAGTTTGTAGCACACATGACTTGGTAGCGCATTCGATGAGCAAATTACATATCGATCTGTAGCTCATGTCCGTCTGCAGCTCATGTCTGTCCGCAGCTCATATTTGGACTTGGCCCTTATCTGGACTTGGCTCCTGAAAACCAAAGCCATGAAGGCTTGGTCTCCTCATTCTATTTTGGGGTACAGCCAGTGAAGGCGTGACAAGGTTTGCGTGGAGACGTTCAGGGGCGCTACTCCATCTCCCGCAGCTCCCGTTAAGCAGGCAGAATGAGcgtgatcttaaaaaaaaaaaacaaaaatcctcacCGCATACTCACCACGCGAGGACCCCTCTGCGAAGACAGGAAGGACGGGGTCCCACACCTGCGCAAAGCGAGAGCTCCGCTGGGTGCTCCGCAGCCCGGAGAGGCTCCGGACGCGAGCCCGCTCAGCGGACCTTTCGCGAGGCTCGGTGGACCCTCTTCGCTGTTCTCCCCAGGTCGTAGTCAGGTTTCTTCGACACACACCAACCGAAGTTGAAGCGCGTGTACCGAGAGCGCGGACTGGGTGCCTTATATAGGCAGGGCCGAAGAGGGGGGCGCCAAGTCCCAGCGTGCTCCGCGGGTTGGGGGGCggaggggggcgggggaggggatgGTGGGGGAGGGGTTGATGGGCACGCTACCATTGCCCGCCACTAGAGGGAGTACGGGATTAGGGAGGGGGTGCAGGATGCTGATGCTGAACTGGCCAagctggaaggaaagaagaaagggaggggaggggagaatcGAGGACGGACGGCCTAGTCAGGCCAAGAATGCAATTGCCCTGGTGGTGGGAGCTGGGAGACCCTTGTGCTTGGATGGGACTGGGACGGGGGACACGCAGGATGAGCCCGGCGACCACTGGCACCTTCCTGCTGACAGGTTAGTGGCCCGCGCGCGACGGGAGGTCCTGGGGCCAACAGGCCTCCGCCTCCCCGACCCCCACCCGGGTTCCGGGTATGGGCGCGTCCTCTGGACGCCAGCCCCCTTGCTGCCCCCGACTACACTGGTACCCCTTCTCCAGGACGCCCAGCACCCCACTTCTCGGGCCCTGCGCGTTCCTTCCCAGGCTTGACCTCTGGCCTTTTCTTCTCGCCGCCCCCGCGCGCTCCTCCCGGCCTGGCGCGCACAAATATTCCATCTCCAGTTTCCTTTCCCAACACGCCCCACCCCACCCGACCCCATCCCAGCGCCCCCGCGGGGGCCTCTCGGGGTCCCTGCGGCAAAGAGCCGGGGGTCGTTGCCCATTTTCCTCTCGCGCGTTATCCGGCGATCCCGGCTCTGCGGCGGCGATGCGAGTGATAGGAAATGGGTGTCAATCTGCGTCTCCTTTTACATAaacatctgttttcattttcttgaatcgGATCGACAGAAAACACTAAAATGCCACATATGAAACACTAATTTCCCCCCTCTTCTTAAGCGCATTTCTCGGCGGCGGAAAACCCCGTTTTCATAGGTTTTACGGAGCAGGGAACCGGAATCATGAAATGCTAGGAGCGAAACCGGGCGTTCAGGCCAGGGTTAACCCCGCCTGGGGACCCGAGACGCCGCAGACGGAATcatttgcccccccccccccaagtgcattatttcaagaaagcaaaaactattaaaaacagCTGTGGATGCCTCCAGTGTGCTTGGCGGGCTTTGGAGACGCCAGCTACAGGCATTTTGGTGATGATTAAGAAATTTACGCCGAGATCTCGCTCTCCCTGCAACgttatatttttctaaatcttgTAGGATTGAATGGACTCATTTAGTCCGGGTAACCGCACGTTTAATCCTTTCAAATATGTTGCCGAGATTCGGCCACAAATATTTGCATGCatttatacatataaacatatacgTCTTACGTTAGAGAAAATTGCCATGGTCTACAAGACCCTAAAACACTGATGAGGAAGGATGCAACTTAACGCGGATTTCCCTGTAAGCCCCGCGAAGTGTTAGCGCTGAGAAAACTGACAATCTGTTGATAATCCTGGTAAAACAAGTTTAAGTTACAATGGAAAACCAAATTGCCTACAATCGGGTGACATTCCTGAAACACGAAGGAAACACGTTCGTATTTGAAGGCTAAAATTGAGCTTATGTTAATAACAATGCACAggttattttatatacataaggGATAAATAAGAATTTCACTCAGTGTAGCTAATGACAGAAATCGCCCTTAAAGTGAGACTTTCTAGGAATAAACAAAActtgaacacatttttttttactgagaattactttttattagaaataaaatcttGACCatgagaaatatgaatgaattacaGACTTCAGACAATGAAAGACATTTCCTAAGAAGTTGGGTGAACACGATTATGGTTTTTAGAAGTGCCTTTTAATTTAACCTTTAAAATGTTTACCCTCTCTTCTGCAACATAATAATGTCAGAATTCCTTATGTATGAGGAGTATTGTGGTGGTGCCTCCAGCCTGCCAAgttcttagtaattttttttaatataaaaaaattatttcacataGTTATTGATGGgtagatttttttccaaaaataacattaaaaagcaGAATAGAGAAAATTCAAGTTAGAAAAATCTAtcccaaaagacttttaaaagtttGAACAAGTTTgaacaaatttgtttttttttcttaatttcaaaatgCTAACTAGGCTTTTTTCCTTAAAGGCTTTATGTTATTTtctcataataaaataattcctaCTCATTGTACAAAATTCAAGGGAAGAAGACCAGGAACtgtagaaaagaaaatcaagatcATCTATAACCACATCACCCTTATAGAGCCTCCAGTAAACATTTCCGAGTCAAGACTTTATCTGTGTACATGTACCTAAATAATATATATCTTCTGTCACATACGTCTAATTTCTAAAACTTAAAAGTGGGATCAAATTaattctcaattattttcttccCAAGGAGTATTAAATGTCAAATAAtgttaaatttgtacattttttagagtaaataataatcattaaattttctaatttaaattttaaataaacaaccTAGtacatcaacatttaaaaaatagaagactGAAAATTACCTCTGATGTCACTATTCTAACATATATATAACTATcattttggtatatttctttgtgttttttattccTCTACATATGAACAAATTTCCACTTTGCTTAGAAATATCATTTTCTAAGGAAAAACAATCAATATCCTTAGACAGGGTTTTCAGATTATCAAAACCAACAAAACTATTAAAAACAGAAACGTATTACTAAACATATATTGTAGATAAGTTTTTGTTGTATAAACCAGCagaacaacattaaaaaaaacaaaaacctacccCCTCAAGAAATGAAGTACATTAGATAAATACTTTTatcataaatgaattttttatttcctcagatGTTTTTTCAAATGTTGAGTATTTCTTACCCATTTTGAACAAGATTACATGCAAAACAAAAGAGGTGCTAATGTACattaattattttatcaaataataACTGAACTTTGTATTTGGGCATTAAAATGCCCATTTTTGTGAGTTTGCCATGAATCTATAACGCTGCTCATTTATCACCTACATTTAACTTCTAGTATGGTGGGAAATTGTAAACAAGGTAGAATTTTCATTTGCCAAATAATAACTGGACTTTCTTTGgacattttatccatttttaatgaCTGTTTGCTGTGGCTCTATTAAGTTTCTCATTTACCACATGAATTTAACTTCTAGTGTGGTAGGGAAAATTTATTTCTGAGCAAAGTAGAATTTTCAGTTGTCAGGTAGTAACTGGACTTTGTATTTggtcattttatctatttttataacagtttttcCTTAATCTAAAAGTTGTTGATTTACCTTATATACTTAGCTCAACTTCTAGTGTTGTGGACAAATTATATTTCTAAGCAGAGTGAAATTTTCCCTTGTCTCATAGGTGTTGAAAATATCAAGCAGCACTAGAGAAAACTGGTGAGAGGCAGCCTCAGTAAGATACAAATAATATGCGTATAGTTTCTAAGATTAGTTTTACCACTGATAAATATAGTGTACATGAAATGCTTAAGCACTGACCTGTGAGCAGCTCTCAAGTCAAATACTCATCTTGTTTGGAATTCCAGTAAGTGCAGTATTTATAGATCGCATTTTCTACTAAAATGGAgagccacttttttttctttattgctaatTGTCCACCCTTCTACCTGCCCCCTTTTCTTAAAACTTACCCTTACACAATCTCTGTTCCAAACACCAAAATGCAAATTCTATCACTGATGTTCTTTCCTACTCTTAGTATAAAAAGCAAGCGACTAGGTGAATAGATGGTAAGGGTTTATGTGTCCATTAGAAAGTGCTGGGGCAGAGGGGACAGCTTCTTTACACTTTTCTCTGTTTGAGTCCAGAGATTCACAGAAGTATTGACAtggtgactttttttctttccatcctttccccGTCTCTCTAACAGAGAGACAGgcacaacagaaagacaaaaggaTGTATAGATGGACAGTTACATATGCGTGCGAACACGTATACATCCAGGCTTTTTCTAAACTTCAGTATCTCATTCTGCAGTCTGCTATCTCCCTGATTTCCAGAAATATCAAGCCTAAGGCAGCAGtgccaaaaagaagaaactgtgtTCAGTAGGGACCCAAAGGGTGCATTCAACAAGTCttttcaaatgaatatttttctggtTGGGGTTTCTAGTTTGGAAGAATCAATGACAAGTTAGTGTTCTTAAAGCTATTTCACATGCACTGCTCAAAGCAAACTTCTCTCTAAGCAAAATTCccagataaattttttaaacagtgtATCTATATTAAAGACAGTattgagtaaagaaaaaaatttctccaAAGTCTGATACAGCGATAAACACTTCCATTAATACCCTTCTAATCTTTGTCCCATGTGCATACCTATTTTTTACACAACTATAATTTTaatatgtgtagatttttttttttttacactttatgTTGAAAAATAAGTGAATCTTGTTTCTCAGCAAAGCATTTGTGAAGATTGCAGGGTACTCTATATATAAGACGGTGTGTGGACTAATGAGCAGGACTGCTCTTTGAATGTGAGGCAGGCTGAATCAGTACCGGCCGAAGAGTGCAGGCTACTGGGTTTGGGTCAGGGAGCCGTCCCTGGCGGAGGATCACATGGCTTTGCCCTTGGCCTtctcttattcaacattttaaTGAATGACTTTGATGGAAATCTAGAAGGCTTGCTTTAAAATCCATGGATGGTTTGAAAAGGAATAGCTGTTACACATATTTAACAGAATTTAGAGTTCAGCTGGTTTAAAAAATGGGCTGCACTGCTATGCTGAAaccaaaaagatattttatagtGGTGAATGCATCATAATTCATTGGTGTGGAAGGAAGGAGGTAACTTTGTATGGTGTCAGTTCTTGTGGAAAAAGAAGATTAATACGAACCAGCGGCATGATGtgtctgcaaaagaaaaaaaaaagagaaaagaattcaaATTTAGGCTCTGGTAATCGTATAGTGTCCATATGTCACAAAAATTAATAGCACTCTGCTCTAATCAACCACATGTGTAGTATTGTGTCCATTTCTGGCTGTCACATTTAAAGAGAGACGTTGACAAATTAGACA
This window contains:
- the PEG10 gene encoding LOW QUALITY PROTEIN: retrotransposon-derived protein PEG10 (The sequence of the model RefSeq protein was modified relative to this genomic sequence to represent the inferred CDS: inserted 1 base in 1 codon) gives rise to the protein MRNKRILKTRRRKGGRGGQSPGLHPHRSEALLGRSPPTPTVTLGPDCPPPPPPPPPNNPSSSSCSKHCGQKGQYANLTECKRDDLSEEINNLREKVMKQSEENNNLQSQVQKLAEENSSLREQVEPTPQAEEEDDIELRGAAAAAAPPPPCEEECPEDLPEKFDGNPDMLAPFMSQCQLFMEKSTRDFSVDRVRVCFVTSMMTGRAARWASAKLEQSNYLMHNYPAFMTEMKHVFEDPQRREAAKRKIRRLRQGMGSVIDYCNAFQMIAQDLDWNEPALIDQFHEGLSDHIQEELSHLEAAKSLSALIGQCIHIERRLARAAAARMQRSPPRALMLPHTSGHHQVDPTEPVGGARMRLTQEEKERRRKLNLCLYCGTGGHYADSCPAKASKASPXGKLPGPAVEGPSATGPEIIRSRHDDASTPHLQVMLQIHLPGRHTLFVRAMIDSGASGNFIDHEYVAQNGIPLRVKDWPILVEAIDGRPIASGPVVHETHDLIVDLGDHREVLSFDVTQSPFFPVVLGVRWLSTHDPNITWSTRSIVFDSEYCRYHCRMYTPLPPSPPPPGPQPSIYYPVDGYRVYQPVRYYYVQNVYTPVDEHVYPDHRLVDSSIEMIPGAHSIPSGHIYSLSEPEMAALRDFVARNVKDGLITPTVAPNGAQVLQVKRGWKLQVSYDCRAPNNFTIQNQYPRLSIPNLEDQAHLATYTEYVPQVPAYQTYPTYSHMYPTYPVGFAWYPVGRDGNGRSLYVPVMITWNPHWYRQPPVPQYPPPPPPPPPPPPPPPSYSTL